CGCAGGCTGACCAGTGGTTTGTCGTGCTGCTGCGCGGAATCTTTGATGACGGCACTCATGTCGTTCTCCTGGGCGCTCAGGCGCTGATTTGATTACGCCGGCGAACGGCGGCGGCGATGACCATGACCAATACCGAGAGGCCGATCAGCAGCGTCGAGGCGACGGCGATCACGGGCGTCAGGTCCTGGCGCAGGGTGGTCCACATTTTTACCGGAAGGGTTTGCAGGGTCGGGCTGGCCATCATCACGCTCAGCACCACTTCATCCCAGGAAACCAGGAACGCGAACAGCGCACCGGCGACCATGCCCGGACGAATCGCCGGAAAGGTCACCTTGAACACCGCTTGCAGGCGCGAGGCACCGCAGATCACCGCCGCATCCTCGATCGACTGATCGAACAGCTTCAGCGAATTGATGATCGAGATGATGGTGAACGGCAGCGCGACAATCACGTGACTAACCACGAAAGCGAACATCGTCCCGGTGTAACCAAGCTTGAGGAACAGCGCGTACACCGCCACCGCGATGATCACCAGCGGCACGATCATCGGCAGGGTGAACAGGCCATAGAGCATTTCCCGGCCAGGGAAGCGCCCGCGCACCAAGGCAAACGCGGTCGGCAAGCCCAGGGTTACGGCGCAGATCGTAGTCAGCACCGCCACCTTGAGACTGGCCATGGCGGCGTTCATCCAGTCGGCGTTGGAGAAGAACTGGCCGTACCATTTCAGTGTCCAGCCCGGTGGCGGGAACACCAGCCACTGGGAGGAGCCGAAGGACAGCAGCACGATGAACACAATCGGCAACAGCAGGAACAACGCGATCAGCCCGGTGGTGAAGTACAGGCCGAAACGCATCCGGCGGCTCATGGCATTGGGGGTCAGGAGCATGACGGCTTACCTCGCGTTGCTGGCGCCAACCGGGGATTCCGGCTGGAGCTTCAGGTAGAAGTAGAACAACACCAGCGTGATCACGATCAGCAAGGCTGCGCCGGCGCTGGCCAGTCCCCAATTGAGGAACGACTGCACCTGCTGGATGATGAATTCGGGCAGCATCATGTTCTGCGCGCCGCCCAGTAGGGCCGGGGTCACGTAGTAACCAAGAGACATCACGAACACCATCAGGCCACCGGAAAACAGCCCCGGCCGGCACAGCGGCAGGAACACCCGGAAGAAGTTGGTCCAGGGGCTGGCACCGCAAATCGAACC
The Pseudomonas sp. GR 6-02 genome window above contains:
- a CDS encoding ABC transporter permease: MLLTPNAMSRRMRFGLYFTTGLIALFLLLPIVFIVLLSFGSSQWLVFPPPGWTLKWYGQFFSNADWMNAAMASLKVAVLTTICAVTLGLPTAFALVRGRFPGREMLYGLFTLPMIVPLVIIAVAVYALFLKLGYTGTMFAFVVSHVIVALPFTIISIINSLKLFDQSIEDAAVICGASRLQAVFKVTFPAIRPGMVAGALFAFLVSWDEVVLSVMMASPTLQTLPVKMWTTLRQDLTPVIAVASTLLIGLSVLVMVIAAAVRRRNQISA